The proteins below come from a single Candidatus Bathyarchaeota archaeon genomic window:
- a CDS encoding protein kinase — translation MHESHGNGSILVNRFEILSLFKTTELGQTYLALDRVTQKRVVVKCVKCTASNERNSKIKLERLMVEAKVLQSLNHPSIVKYVHSWGDRFDFYLVTEYVDTKNMKETFFHKPQKRATVIEYILQLLEVTEYLHYKGVVHRDIKPSNILLSDNIVLIDFDASESCYLNFDHKNVVIGTPGYQCPESFQGVISPQSDIFSIGGTILFLLTGENPSGSLTRFRNLPVEQDLLEIAFKALNPDPALRFRTVFEMKQKLLSLTSPQAKLVMGDVQCLLMKNLVLIGRSVDADFKILDPSKFVSPIHAEVVFENKNFFISNKSINGTFIYRRDEYRKIDKWALRDGDVIVLCYKPQKGPHKMVKFRQIS, via the coding sequence TTGCATGAAAGTCATGGAAACGGAAGCATCCTTGTAAACCGGTTTGAAATATTAAGTTTGTTTAAAACAACAGAGCTTGGTCAAACCTACCTAGCTTTGGACAGGGTGACTCAGAAGAGAGTGGTTGTTAAATGCGTCAAATGCACTGCTAGTAATGAACGAAACAGTAAAATTAAGCTTGAACGACTTATGGTTGAAGCAAAGGTTTTACAGTCTCTTAACCATCCATCCATAGTGAAGTATGTTCACTCTTGGGGTGACAGATTCGACTTCTACTTAGTCACAGAATATGTCGACACAAAAAACATGAAAGAAACTTTTTTTCACAAACCCCAAAAACGAGCAACTGTAATCGAGTATATTCTTCAACTGCTCGAAGTCACAGAATATCTGCATTACAAAGGCGTAGTCCACCGAGACATTAAACCCTCAAACATACTGCTAAGCGACAACATAGTGCTGATAGATTTTGATGCATCTGAATCCTGCTACCTAAATTTTGACCACAAAAACGTAGTCATCGGCACGCCCGGATACCAATGCCCTGAATCATTCCAAGGCGTAATATCCCCACAAAGCGACATATTTTCAATCGGCGGAACTATTCTTTTCCTGCTTACAGGTGAAAATCCCTCAGGTAGCCTGACACGGTTCCGAAATCTCCCCGTTGAACAAGACCTGCTTGAGATAGCTTTTAAAGCCTTAAACCCCGATCCCGCTTTGAGGTTTAGGACAGTTTTTGAGATGAAACAGAAGCTGCTCAGTTTAACCAGTCCCCAAGCAAAGCTTGTGATGGGCGATGTACAGTGTCTACTCATGAAAAATCTTGTTCTTATAGGAAGAAGTGTTGACGCTGACTTTAAAATCTTGGATCCCTCAAAGTTTGTGTCACCTATTCATGCAGAGGTTGTTTTTGAAAACAAAAATTTTTTCATTTCAAACAAAAGCATAAACGGCACCTTCATTTACAGGCGTGATGAGTACCGAAAAATCGATAAATGGGCACTTCGTGACGGCGACGTAATTGTGTTATGTTACAAGCCCCAGAAGGGACCACACAAAATGGTGAAGTTCAGGCAAATTTCTTAA